From Numida meleagris isolate 19003 breed g44 Domestic line chromosome 4, NumMel1.0, whole genome shotgun sequence, the proteins below share one genomic window:
- the TRIP12 gene encoding E3 ubiquitin-protein ligase TRIP12 isoform X2 translates to MSNRPNNNPGGSLRRSQRNTAGAQPQDDAAGGRSHLGQAKHKAHSPPESRKSISKTPKVQSNTTSEQSKGHFSKRGCSSSAVLIPQEDSERISTSEKQKTGQVPKKDNSRGVKRSASPDYSRTNSPSSAKKPKALQHAETSSESNKPHTKSKRRHLDQEQQKSTQLPSTSKAHTRKGGAAGSSRSQKRKRTESTSCIKSRSAVESTGVEEKSAKSSKLASKSVTSAKAGCSTITDSSSSASTSSSSSAVASASSTVPQGARVKQGKDQNKARRSRSASSPSPRRSSRDKEQSKTGGSSKFDWAARFSPKVSLPKTKLSLPGSSKSETSKPGPSGLQAKLASLRKSTKKRSESPPAELPSLRRSTRQKTTGSCASTSRRGSGLGKRGAAEARRQEKMADPDNNQDGVNSSAARTDEAPQGAAASSSVAGAVGMTTSGESESDDSEMGRLQALLEARGLPPHLFGPLGPRMSQLFHRTIGSGASSKAQQLLQGLQATDESQQLQAVIEMCQLLVMGNEETLGGFPVKSVVPALITLLQMEHNFDIMNHACRALTYMMEALPRSSAVVVDAIPVFLEKLQVIQCIDVAEQALTALEMLSRRHSKAILQAGGLADCLLYLEFFSINAQRNALAIAANCCQSITPDEFHFVADSLPLLTQRLTHQDKKSVESTCLCFARLVDNFQHEENLLQQVASKDLLTNIQQLLVVTPPILSSGMFIMVVRMFSLMCSNCPTLAVQLMKQNIAETLHFLLCGASNGSCQEQIDLVPRSPQELYELTSLICELMPCLPKEGIFAVDTMLKKGNAQNTDGAIWQWRDDRGLWHPYNRIDSRIIEAAHQVGEDEISLSTLGRVYTIDFNSMQQINEDTGTARAIQRKPNPLANTNTSGHSELKKDDARAQLMKEDPELAKSFIKTLFGVLYEVYSSSAGPAVRHKCLRAILRIIYFADAELLKDVLKNHAVSSHIASMLSSQDLKIVVGALQMAEILMQKLPDIFSVYFRREGVMHQVKNLAESEALLTSPPKVCTNGSGTLGTTTTISTGTATAATNAAADLGSPSLQHSREDSLDLSPQGRLSDVLKRKRLPKRGPRRPKYSPPRDDDKVDNQAKSPTTTQSPKSSFLASLNPKTWGRLSTQSNSNNIEPARTAGVSGLARAASKDTISNNREKIKGWIKEQAHKFVDRYFSSENMDGSNPALNVLQRLCTATEQLNLQVDGGTECLVEIRSIVSESDVSSFEIQHSGFVKQLLLYLTSKSEKDAVSRDIRLKRFLHVFFSSPLPGEEPLGRLEPLENAPLLALVHKMNNCLSQMEQFPVKVHDFPSGNGTGSRGSQALKFFNTHQLKCQLQRHPDCANVKQWKGGPVKIDPLALVQAIERYLVVRGYGRVREDDEDSDDDGSDEEIDESLAAQFLNSGNVRHRLQFYIGDHLLPYNMTVYQAVKLYSLQAEEERESTDDESNPLGRAGIWTKTHTIWYKPVREDEDGNKDCVGGKRGRAQTAPTKTSPRNSKKHDELWHDGVCPSVLNPLEVYLISTPPENITFEDPSLDVILLLRVLHAISRYWYYLYDNAICKEIIPTSEFINSKLTAKANRQLQDPLVIMTGNIPTWLTELGKTCPFFFPFDTRQMLFYVTAFDRDRAMQRLLDTNPEINQSDSQDSRVAPRLDRKKRTVNRDELLKQAESVMQDLGSSRAMLEIQYENEVGTGLGPTLEFYALVSQELQRADLGLWRGEEVTLANPKGSQEGTKYIHNLQGLFALPFGRTAKPAHIAKVKMKFRFLGKLMAKAIMDFRLVDLPLGLPFYKWMLRQETSLTSHDLFSIDPVVAKSIYHLEDIVRQKKRLEQDKTQTKESLQYALETLTMNGCSVEDLGLDFTLPGFPNIELKKGGKDTPVTIHNLEEYLRLVIFWALNEGVARQFDSFRDGFESVFPLSHLQYFYPEELEQLLCGSKTDTWDAKTLMECCRPDHGYTHDSRAVKYLFEILSSFDSEQQRLFLQFVTGSPRLPVGGFRSLNPPLTIVRKTFESTENPDDFLPSVMTCVNYLKLPDYSTIEIMREKLLIAAREGQQSFHLS, encoded by the exons GTCACATTTAGGGCAGGCAAAACATAAGGCACATAGCCCTCCTGAGAGtagaaaatctatttcaaaGACACCCAAAGTGCAGTCTAATACTACTTCTGAGCAGTCCAAGGGACACTTTTCTAAAAG AGGCTGTAGTTCATCTGCTGTATTAATACCGCAAGAAGATTCAGAAAGAATCAgtacttcagaaaagcaaaaaacgGGGCAAGTGCCTAAGAAAGACAATTCTCGAGGAGTTAAACGCAGTGCTAGTCCAGATTACAGCAGGACCAATTCTCCTAGCTCTGCTAAAAAACCTAAAGCACTTCAACACGCCGAAACTTCCTCAGAAAGTAACAAGCCACATACTAAATCCAAGAGAAGACACTTAGACCAAGAACAGCAGAAGTCTACACAATTGCCATCAACAAGCAAGGCTCACACCAGAAAGGGTGGAGCTGCTGGTAGCTCCCgaagtcagaaaaggaaaagaacagagagtACGTCTTGTATAAAGAGTCGTTCAGCAGTTGAATCAACTGGCGTTGAAGAGAAGTCAGCAAAATCCTCCAAGCTGGCTTCAAAATCGGTGACCTCAGCCAAAGCTGGGTGTAGCACCATCACTGattcttcttcttcagcttctacatcttcttcctcttctgctgttgCCTCTGCTTCTTCCACTGTTCCTCAGGGTGCCAGAGTGAAACAGGGTAAGGACCAGAATAAGGCTAGACGTTCACGTTCTGCGTCCAGCCCTAGTCCgagaaggagcagcagggacaaagaacagagcaaaacagGTGGCTCTTCAAAGTTTGACTGGGCTGCTCGATTCAGTCCAAAAGTTAGTCTCCCTAAAACAAAACTGTCTCTACCAGGCTCTTCTAAGTCAGAGACATCAAAACCTGGACCTTCAGGACTACAGGCTAAGCTAGCAA GCCTAAGAAAATCCACGAAGAAGCGCAGTGAATCACCACCTGCTGAGCTCCCCAGTTTGCGGCGGAGCACACGGCAAAAGACCACGGGCTCCTGTGCTAGTACCAG TCGGCGAGGCTCTGGCCTGGGCaaaagaggagcagctgaagctcGCCGACAGGAGAAGATGGCTGATCCTGACAACAACCAGGATGGAGTTAACTCTTCAGCTGCACGTACAGATGaggctccccagggagctgcag cttcTAGTTCTGTTGCTGGGGCTGTAGGTATGACAACATCTGGAGAAAGTGAGTCAGATGACTCTGAGATGGGAAGACTACAAG cTCTGTTAGAGGCTAGGGGTCTTCCTCCTCACCTGTTTGGCCCTCTTGGTCCTCGGATGTCGCAGCTCTTCCACAGGACAATTGGAAGTGGAGCTA GTTCTAAAGCCCAACAGCTTTTACAAGGTCTCCAAGCCACTGATGAAAGTCAACAACTACAGGCAGTGATTGAGATGTGCCAGCTGTTGGTCATGGGAAATGAAGAAACATTAGGAGGATTTCCAGTCAAGAGCGTTGTGCCAGCtttg ataacaTTGCTGCAGATGGAGCACAACTTTGACATC ATGAACCATGCTTGTCGAGCCTTAACATACATGATGGAAGCACTTCCCAGATCATCTGCTGTAGTGGTAGATGCAATTCCTGTCTTCTTGGAGAAG CTGCAAGTTATTCAGTGCATTGATGTGGCAGAGCAGGCACTGACAGCCTTAGAGATGCTATCACGCAGGCATAGTAAAGCCATTCTGCAGGCA GGTGGATTGGCAGACTGTTTGCTGTATCTGGAATTCTTCAGTATAAATGCACAGAGGAATGCACTAGCTATTGCTGCCAATTGCTGCCAGAGTATAACACCTGATGAGTTTCACTTTGTGGCAGACTCTTTGCCACTGCTTACACAAAGGTTAACCCATCAG GACAAAAAGTCTGTTGAAAGTACTTGTCTCTGTTTTGCACGACTGGTAGACAACTTCCAGCATGAGGAG aactTGCTGCAGCAGGTTGCTTCCAAGGACTTGTTAACAAATATCCAGCAGCTCTTGGTAGTGACACCTCCTATCCTGAGCTCAGGAATGTTCATCATGGTGGTGCGCATGTTTTCCTTAATGTGTTCCAATTGTCCAACGCTTGCAGTCCAACTTATGAAGCAAA ATATTGCAGAAACTCTTCACTTTCTCCTTTGTGGAGCCTCAAATGGGAGTTGTCAAGAACAAATTGACCTTGTTCCACGAAGTCCTCAAGAACTCTATGAGCTTACTTCTCTTATCTG TGAACTGATGCCTTGTCTGCCAAAAGAGGGGATATTTGCAGTTGATACTATgctaaagaaaggaaatgcacaAAATACAGATGGTGCGATATGGCAATGGCGAGATGACAGGGGTCTCTGGCATCCCTATAACAGGATTGATAGTCGAATAATAGAG GCAGCTCATCAGGTTGGTGAGGATGAGATAAGCCTGTCGACACTTGGACGTGTCTATACTATTGATTTTAACTCTATGCAGCAAATAAATGAGGATACTGGAACAGCACGTGCCATTCAGCGGAAACCAAACCCTTTAGCCAATACAAACACTA GTGGACATTCAGAATTGAAGAAGGATGATGCTCGAGCACAACTAATGAAAGAAGACCCAGAACTGGCAAAATCCTTTATCAAAACACTGTTTGGTGTTCTTTATGAAGTGTATAGTTCTTCAGCTGGACCTGCTGTTAGACACAAGTGCCTTAGAGCAATActtagaataatttattttgctgatgcTGAACTCCTGAAGGATGTGCTGAAAAACCATGCTGTGTCAAG TCATATTGCCTCCATGCTGTCAAGTCAAGACCTTAAGATAGTAGTTGGAGCCCTGCAGATGGCGGAAATCTTAATGCAAAAGCTACCTGACATTTTTAGTGTttacttcagaagagaag GGGTGATGCATCAAGTGAAAAATTTAGCAGAGTCTGAGGCTTTGCTAACGAGCCCACCAAAAGTATGCACTAATGGATCAGGAACGCTGGGTACCACTACAACAATAAGTACTGGAACAGCCACTGCTGCCACTAATGCAGCTGCAGATTTGGGCTCTCCCAGCTTACAACACAGCCGGGAGGATTCTTTGGATCTAAGCCCACAGGG ACGACTGAGTGATGttctaaagagaaaaagactGCCAAAACGAGGGCCAAGGAGACCAAAATATTCTCCCCCAAGAGATGATGACAAAGTAGACAATCAAG cgAAAAGCCCTACAACTACTCAATCtcctaaatcttccttcttaGCAAGTTTAAATCCTAAAACATGGGGAAGATTAAGTACACAGTCTAACAGTAATAACATTGAACCAGCACGAACAGCAGGTGTAAGTGGTCTTGCAAGAGCTGCTTCCAAGGATACAATTTCCAATAACAG agaaaaaattaaGGGCTGGATTAAGGAGCAAGCCCATAAATTTGTAGACCGGTATTTTAGTTCGGAAAACATGGATGGAAGCAATCCTGCACTAAATGTATTACAGAGACTTTGCACTGCAACTGAACAACTTAACCTCCAG gtGGATGGTGGAACAGAGTGCCTTGTAGAAATCCGTAGCATTGTCTCGGAGTCTGACGTCTCCTCATTTGAAATCCAGCATAGTGGATTTGTGAAACAACTGCTGCTTTATTTGACATCTAAAAGTGAGAAAGATGCTGTAAGCAGGGATATCAGATTGAAAAGatttcttcatgtatttttctcctctcca CTTCCTGGAGAAGAACCCCTTGGAAGATTAGAGCCATTAGAAAATGCACCTTTGTTGGCATTAGTCCATAAAATGAACAATTGCCTCAGTCAGATGGAGCAGTTTCCAGTGAAAGTGCATGACTTCCCCAGTGGAAATGGAACAGGGAGCAG AGGATCCCAAGCTTTAAAATTCTTCAATACGCATCAGTTAAAATGCCAGCTGCAAAGACATCCAGACTGTGCTAATGTGAAACAGTGGAAGGGTGGACCTGTGAAGATTGATCCTCTGGCTTTGGTTCAAGCCATTGAAAGATATCTTGTTGTTAGAG GTTATGGAAGAGTTAGAGAAGATGATGAAGATAGTGATGATGATGGGTCAGATGAAGAAATAGATGAATCTTTG GCTGCTCAATTCTTAAATTCAGGGAATGTGAGACATAGATTGCAATTTTACATTGGGGATCACTTGCTACCATATAATATGACTGTGTATCAAGCAGTTAAGCTGTACAGTTTGCAAgctgaggaggagagggaatCTACTGATGATGAAAGCAACCCATTAGGAAGAGCTGGGATTTGGACAAAAACGCACACCATTTG GTACAAACCTGTACGAGAGGATGAGGATGGCAACAAAGACTGTGTTGGTGGTAAAAGAGGAAGAGCTCAAACTGCTCCCACAAAAACCTCACCTAGGAATTCTAAAAAGCATGATGAATTGTGGCATG ATGGTGTATGCCCTTCGGTGTTGAATCCTTTAGAAGTTTACCTCATATCTACTCCTCCTGAAAACATAACATTTGAAGATCCTTCATTAGATGTTATTCTTCTTTTGAGAGTTTTACATGCTATCAGTCGATACTGGTATTATTTGTATGAT AATGCAATATGCAAGGAGATTATTCCAACTTCAGAATTTATCAACAGTAAACtgacagcaaaagcaaacagacagCTTCAAGATCCACTGGTAATTATGACAGGAAACATACCAACTTGGCTGACGGAACTTGGAAAAACTTG cccatttttctttccatttgatACCCGACAAATGCTGTTTTATGTAACTGCTTTTGATCGTGATCGAGCCATGCAAAGACTACTGGATACTAATCCAGAAATCAATCAGTCAGATTCTCAGGATAGCAGAGTGGCACCACGACTGGACAGGAAAAAA CGCACTGTGAACAGAGATGAGCTGTTGAAACAGGCAGAATCTGTGATGCAGGATCTAGGCAGTTCAAGAGCCATGTTGGAAATCCAGTATGAGAATGAA GTTGGCACAGGCCTGGGCCCTACACTAGAGTTCTATGCACTTGTATCTCAGGAACTACAGAGAGCAGACTTAGGCCTTTGGAGGGGAGAAGAAGTAACTTTAGCCAATCCAAAAG GAAGCCAAGAAGGTACCAAGTATATCCATAATCTCCAAGGCCTTTTTGCACTTCCATTTGGTAGAACAGCTAAGCCAGCTCACATTGCAAAAGTTAAAATGAAGTTCCGCTTTCTGGGAAAACTAATGGCTAAGGCAATCATGGATTTTAGACTG GTGGACCTTCCTCTTGGACTTCCTTTTTATAAATGGATGTTACGCCAGGAAACTTCTCTGACGTCGCATGACTTGTTCAGTATTGATCCAGTAGTAGCCAAATCAATATATCACCTTGAAGATATtgtaagacaaaagaaaagacttGAGCAGGACAAAACACAG accaAAGAAAGTCTACAGTATGCATTGGAAACTCTGACTATGAATGGCTGCTCAGTGGAGGATCTAGGGCTGGATTTCACACTTCCTGGATTTCCTAATATAGAACtgaaaaaagggggaaaagataCGCCGGTCACCATCCACAATTTAGAGGAGTACCTCCGA TTAGTTATATTCTGGGCACTGAATGAAGGTGTTGCCAGACAATTTGACTCTTTCAGAGATGGATTTGAATCAGTCTTCCCCCTCAGTCATCTTCAGTACTTCTATCCTGAGGAG TTGGAGCAGCTCTTATGTGGCAGCAAAACAGACACATGGGATGCCAAGACCTTAATGGAATGTTGTAGGCCAGATCACGGTTACACACATGACAG TCGAGCAGTGAAGTATCTCTTTGAAATTCTCAGTAGCTTTGATAGTGAGCAGCAGAGactgtttcttcagtttgtgACTGGTAGTCCCAGGCTGCCAGTAGGAG